The nucleotide sequence CTAACATATTTGCAAAAAATGGAAAAAGAACCGGTGATGTATAAGTTTCTAATCTCAAAGGAAAACGAACCGAAATAGGAAGAGCTCTTGGATCATCTAAATAATCTTTTTTGTATTCAAATTGATAACCATCAAGTCCCTTTGAAATAGTTCCTATCAATCTTTCATTCCGATAAACTTCACCTTTTTGCATTTAAGCGATCCTATACCTTCTCTTTGATTTTTATTACTACTTCTAGACCAAGAACATCCAGTATTTTTTCAAGTTTAAGTAGTGATATATTTGCTTTACCATTCTCCAATGTTGAAAGAGTTGTAATACTTACATCAGCATAGGCACAAACAGATTCTTGTTCCATTTTAATTTCTATGCGTCGTTTAACAACTGCATCGCCTATATAAGAACGAATACCTTTCTTCACTTCCACTTTGGGCTCCAAATATTAATATATTGAAAGTATAACCATTTTTTAGCACAAAATTGATTACATTAGGCCATTAATTACAATATATTAATAGTATATGGATTCCTATCAACATTTAATCTTAATGCTTCCTTAGTAAAAACTATTGACCGATATTTTAGAAAAGTGTATTTTTTTTTCATCAATGTCTTTAAATTAAGTATTAATATGTTGTAAGTAAGGCCACTTTATATATTAAATATACTCAAAATAGATCGATACTTACAATATATTAATAGTGTTTGGGTACATAGAATTTTATTTACTTAATAATTCCTTAGCCAATAACCTATTCGAGATACATGTATCGACATTTTTGCGATAAGAAAAGTGGGCGCATAATTAATTTTTCTAGCTCAACAAGAGCTTTCTAGAACACTATTTTTAATGACAACTCTTTTTCGTTTCATTACATGGTGTCAAGCGATATTTAAAAATGACCATCTGCGCCGGATAAAAATAGAAAAGTTAGAGGACATGGATTAGTAGTATTACCGAAGGATAATTGACCCCCGCTACGCAGTACATCAATTCTGAAAAATAGTATACACCAAAATCTATACATGATTCATAAAAATCTCTCTGTACATTCTTTCAACTAAAAAAGTACTATGCCCATACTCGAGATTTTGGCATTTTAGCAATCATCGCTTTAGCTTGAATAAGCATCTTTTTTTGTGCTTCAATGCTTGGAGTTTGGTTTTCGAGAGCAGACGTTTTTACGACACGGTTCACAATCTCTTGCGCTTTTTTCTCGATTTGTGCTTGGTATAAAGCTTTAGGTGATTGTTTTGGTTTGATGGCGATTTCGCATCCCAAAGCAACCGCGATTTTATCGAGGGTATCAAGCGAAATATCATGTCCCGAGAACGCACGTTTGACAGTCGCTATACCGACACCGGCACGAGAAGCGATAGCCTCATAGGGAATTGCTAATGCCTCTTTTTGTTTTTTGAGTTCAGAGAGTATTAATGATTTAAACATGGTAGCTTCTTTTAGTATCATATCTAATACTTAATATTTTACATAATGTATCATATATGATACTTTTTGTCAAGACGAATTATAACTAAAAAAAGTGTTTGTCTTATTTTGCTCCTCTTTCGTATTTATTACTAACATCCTTTTCATATTCTGCAATAAACTTATTTGGTACCTCGATATGTATGTGGGTATAGTCATGATCATCTCCACTAAGAAAAATAGCAAATATAGTCAAAAGGATAAGATAGACGATCTTGAGTTTCATACCAAAATAATTGTGCATTGTATTATTTCCTGATTGTAATTTTTAGTTTTGTGAATGCCGAATATGGCAAAACATAAAAAAGGTTTATCGATTTCTAAAAATTAGAATAGGTATAAATTAAGGGCGTGCAGTGAGGGTTTTGTAATAGGTGGTTTGTGTGAGGATATTTTCTGTGATGAAGTGAATGTTAGGATTGAATTGATTGACGTTCGCAAGAACTTTTATTACAATCGCTTTGATCTTTTTATGCAATTGAAGTGTTGGTTTTTTTGCCTTCGCTTCGTTTATAGACTGTTTGTCCGCACGGCTAAGACAATATGGCTTTGCATGAATGTATTTTTCTAAGTGATTGAGCATATTTTCTAAAATTGCTTCACTTATAACAATTTCCATTTAATCTCTCCCGCTTGTGAATTTCATTGATTTGCAATCAACTTGTCAACATTATAGCTCAAACCTATTACGCAACACAAATCACATTTCATAGTACCTATTTATTGCAATTAGAATCAAATATTGATTGATATTTTCAGAGAGAATTTGGTGGAGGCGTCCGGGATTGAACCGGAGTCCTAAACCAAGAGAGTAAAGGCGTCTACATGCTTAGTAACGTTGTTTGTTTTTCAGATGACTATCACACAACGTGCAAAGCTACATCATCCAATTCTCTAAATTCGTTCCTGTCCGAGACATTCCAAGAATATAGCTATCACAGGGGTTATACGCCAAGCCCTTCCGGTTATAGCATAGGAAGGTAGCGCAGTCCTAAATTAAGTTAAACTTACGCTACAGCGTAAGCAGGACGGTAATTAGTGTTGTTTGCGTTTAAGCAATTGTGAGCCGTATAACGGAGCTGCTCAGTCCGGCGATGCAACCAAAACCTTCTTGATCCAGTCGAAGCCATGTCGCCCCCTCGTGGATAACCGAAGTTATAAACGTATTATACCCAAAGCCATGTAAATGCAAAGACGGTTTTCCATACTACTGAATGGTGATAATAAAACCGTATTCGCGCTCTTTAAAATGCAAAGAATCTTCTATCGGGACATCGGAATTGTACGGTGGGATTTTAGCCAGCGGGTAGGTTTGGATACTCATCGTCACATCGGCGTCGAAGTTGAGTCTTTTCAGAGTATTTCCGATCCCGTAGGCGATATTCCCCAACGGATCGAGAATAAAATAGCTCATATCCCCCAGCGTTTTTGATCCGAGAACCACCCCTCCCTCTTGATCCAGTTTTTTCTGGAGGGTAAACATCTGTTCTCCCAAAATCGACCCCAGCAAAGGGGTAAAAATGAGATCCTGAATCGAGGGGACTTCGGCAAAACTCTCATACCCGTATTCCCAGAAAAAGGTAGACATCAGCGCTGAAAAAGCGGCAGATTCCCCCATCGACATCCCGTCGTTTCGAGCCAAGGTATAGTAAAACGCACCGGATACCGGATGTCCGATATAGTTGATCATCCAGTTATCATGATCCCAGACGGGGGTCGTCGAGACGTTTTCTTTCCAGCGTTCTCCCAGCGAGCGTTCCTTTAGCTTCTCCGAATTCCAGTTTGTTATGCTATCGGGCAGGATGGCTAAAAAGCCTATCGTCGAAATCATGAGAAACTGGAGAGAAACCGAATCTCCGATCAAATTTTTATATCGGTCAGGAAGTTGATCATTGACATTGATGTATTGGGGGAGATAGTCTTTTTTTTCAGCGTCCTCGGTGAGATGAAACTCTTCGGATTGCGCGAAAACGGGAGATGGCGGTATAGAAAAATCAGAGCGGTACTTTTGTCCGCTTTGGGGAACGTCGTTTTTCTTTAGCGCATCGTATAACGTCTCATCTGCAAAAGCCGTTATCGAGGCAAAGAGTACAAGAAAAATCCAACGGATCATTTATCTGACTGCAAACACTCTACGAATGTTATTCATTTATAAGCGATTTGATCGTGCGGGTGATGTCACAGCATTTGGCGATTTTCTGTGTCGAGCTCAGGGCATCATCCAACAAGACATTCACGATTGCCGAACCGACGATGACACCGTCAGCCCCCTGCACTTTTTCACGAGCCGTTTGTTCATTGACGCCGAATCCGACATAGACAGGGGTAGCCGTGTGTCGTTTGATCATCTCAAGAACCGGAGCCAAATTTTCGGCTTTTCCGCTTCCGGTAATCCCTGCATACGCGACGAGATAGATAAATTTGCGTGCTTCTGCCGTAATTGTCGCGATACGCTCTTCGCCATCGGTCGGAGCGACAAAGGTAATGTTTGCCAATCCTCTGCTCTCGAAAAGCGGGTGATAGGTTTTTGCCTCTTCATACGGGACATCGGGGATAATGAGCCCGTTAACTCCGATGCTTTTCGCCTTATCCAGCAGCGCTTCCATGCCGTATTGGTAAAACGGATTAAAATATCCCATCCATAGGGTATCGATTTTCGGTGCGATGCGCTCAGATATCTCTAAAAGATCGGCAAAACGAAATCCGGCTTCGAGAGCACGCTGGTTTGCCGCTTCGATAACGGGACCGTCTGCAACAGGGTCTGAAAAAGGGACTCCGATTTCGAGTGTATCGACACCATTTTCGCCCAACGCCAAAGCCAGATCAACAGTAAAATTTTTATCGGGATAACCGGCAGTAATATACGCTACGAGTTGTTTCACGCTTTCTCCATATCGGGTAAAATTAAAAGGGAAAAATGGATTTTAGAGAGTTCATTATCCATTTTAAAATCTTCTTGCCACTGCATGAACATATCAGAGACACTGATAAACCATGTGATCGTTTCTTCATTCACAACTTTATCTCGGGCTCTGAGCTGTTCGAGGGCATCTTCGACAAACGTCGACAAACGGACCATCGGTTGAATCTGTAAATAGCCCGATGCCGATTTAATATTATGAAAAATCCGAAACAGTTCTTCGATACTGCGTTGATATCGGTCATTGTTACCTAAATCAATGATTAAAGGCTCCAAGATTTCCATCATCATCGCATAATGATCTAAAAATTCGTCAATGATTTCAAAGTCGAAATTAGCTTCTAGAACGCTCCGAATCCCCATAATAAACTCTCCTATGATGGATGAATTATATCGAGCTTTTTATTAATATCGCATCGTAACCTGCCTAGCAATGCCATAGAGAGCAATTTTTTGGGTAAACTATCCCAATTAATACACATGAGAGTTTAGAGAACAATGAAAAAGCTGACAATCGGTACGATTCTAAAACGCAAAGGTGCTCAGCCGCTCGTAATGATCACGGCATACGATGCTCTTTTCGCCCGACTTTTCACCGAGAGCGCCGATATTCTCCTCGTCGGAGACAGTCTTAACATGAGCTTCGGCGGCAATCCCGACACGCTAAGCATAACGATGGAACAGATGATTTACCATACCAATGCCGTCTGCAAAGGTGCACCGAATACGTTTGTCATTACCGATATGCCGTTTGGAACCTATATCGATGAAGCAACCGCCTTTGCAAACGCCATGCGCGTTTACCGTGAAACTCCGGCCGATGCGGTCAAAATCGAGGGGGGTGCGGATAAGGCCCACCTGGTACACTATCTCACGTCCAACGGAATCGCCGTCTGCGGGCATATCGGACTTTTACCTCAAGCGGTTCGTGCCGAAGGGGGCTACAAAGTCAAAGGAAAAACCGAAGACGAAGCCCTCTCTCTGATCGCCGATGCTCAGGCACTGGAAAAAGCGGGAGCCTTTATCCTCGTCATCGAAGGGGTTAAAGCCGATGTCGCAACACGGGTTGCACAAAGCGTCTCCATCCCCGTTATCGGAATCGGTGCGGGGAACGGCGTGGACGGTCAAGTACTGGTCTTCTCCGATATGCTGGGATTCTATGAGCCATTCGTCCCGAAATTTGTCAAACAGTACATGAACGGGGCGGCAGCCGTCAAAGAAGCGGCAAAAACCTATGCCGATGAAGTCCAAAATCGTTCGTTTCCCGATGAAAATTATATTTATTAGGAAAGCCTAACGTGGAACGCATAGTCGAAATCGAAAAATTTAACGCCGAAGAGGTCACCGAAACCTCGCTGCGCCCGAGTGCATGGGATGATTACATCGGGCAAGAACAGATCAAAAAGAATCTGGGAGTCTTTATCGAAGCGAGCAGCAAACGCCGCGAAGCGCTCGATCATGTCCTCTTTTACGGCCCTCCCGGCTTGGGGAAAACGACCCTCGCCCTCATCATCGCCAACGAGATGGGAAGCAATATCAAAGTCACCGCTGCTCCGATGATCGAGAAAAGCGGTGATCTCGCCGCTATCCTCACTAATCTCGAAGAGGGGGATATCCTCTTTATCGATGAAATCCACCGCCTTTCCCCTGCGGTCGAAGAGATTCTCTACCCCTCGATGGAAGATTTCCGGCTCGACATCATCATCGGAAGCGGTCCTGCGGCACAGACGGTCAAAATCGACCTCCCACGCTTTACCCTCATCGGTGCGACGACGCGTGCGGGGATGCTTTCCAATCCTCTGCGCGACCGTTTCGGGATGAATTTTCGGATGCAATTCTACACTCCGGATGAACTGTGTACCATCATCACTCAAGCAGCGACAAAACTCGGTAAAAATATCGACAAAGATGCCGCCCACGAGATCGCTAAACGCTCCCGCGGGACACCCCGTATCGCGTTGCGGTTGCTAAAGAGGGTGCGCGATTTCGCCGATGTCGCCAACGAGTCGACCATTTTACACGAACGTTCCCGCTATGCCCTCGATCAGCTGGGAATCAATGCCAACGGATTTGACGAAATGGATATACGTCTGCTCAAACTCCTGATGGAAGCCAAAGGACGTGCGATGGGGCTCAGTACGATCGCTGCGGCACTCAGTGAAGATGAAGGGACGATCGAAGATGTCCTCGAACCGTATCTCCTCGCCAACGGATATTTGGAACGGACAGCGCGGGGACGGGTTGCAACCCCGAAAACCTATGAATTACTCAAATTTGGAACTCCTCAACAAGGATTATTTGAATGACAATGAAAAAAGAGTATTTCACTCTGGTACTGTTAGTTGTTGTGTCCTATGCGATGTATCGGTTGTATGAACCGTTTTGGATGAGTATTATCGTCGCATCCCTCCTAGCTATCTCTACGCACCACATCCAGATGGGATTTTTCAAACTTACCAACAGCCGCTTTTGGGCCTCGGCACTCTCTACACTGGTCCTCTCGGCTCTATTTTTTGCCCCGATGGGATACTTTTTATTCCATTTTT is from Sulfuricurvum sp. and encodes:
- a CDS encoding Hpt domain-containing protein; protein product: MGIRSVLEANFDFEIIDEFLDHYAMMMEILEPLIIDLGNNDRYQRSIEELFRIFHNIKSASGYLQIQPMVRLSTFVEDALEQLRARDKVVNEETITWFISVSDMFMQWQEDFKMDNELSKIHFSLLILPDMEKA
- a CDS encoding helix-turn-helix domain-containing protein — its product is MEVKKGIRSYIGDAVVKRRIEIKMEQESVCAYADVSITTLSTLENGKANISLLKLEKILDVLGLEVVIKIKEKV
- a CDS encoding DUF3943 domain-containing protein; this translates as MIRWIFLVLFASITAFADETLYDALKKNDVPQSGQKYRSDFSIPPSPVFAQSEEFHLTEDAEKKDYLPQYINVNDQLPDRYKNLIGDSVSLQFLMISTIGFLAILPDSITNWNSEKLKERSLGERWKENVSTTPVWDHDNWMINYIGHPVSGAFYYTLARNDGMSMGESAAFSALMSTFFWEYGYESFAEVPSIQDLIFTPLLGSILGEQMFTLQKKLDQEGGVVLGSKTLGDMSYFILDPLGNIAYGIGNTLKRLNFDADVTMSIQTYPLAKIPPYNSDVPIEDSLHFKEREYGFIITIQ
- the ruvB gene encoding Holliday junction branch migration DNA helicase RuvB: MERIVEIEKFNAEEVTETSLRPSAWDDYIGQEQIKKNLGVFIEASSKRREALDHVLFYGPPGLGKTTLALIIANEMGSNIKVTAAPMIEKSGDLAAILTNLEEGDILFIDEIHRLSPAVEEILYPSMEDFRLDIIIGSGPAAQTVKIDLPRFTLIGATTRAGMLSNPLRDRFGMNFRMQFYTPDELCTIITQAATKLGKNIDKDAAHEIAKRSRGTPRIALRLLKRVRDFADVANESTILHERSRYALDQLGINANGFDEMDIRLLKLLMEAKGRAMGLSTIAAALSEDEGTIEDVLEPYLLANGYLERTARGRVATPKTYELLKFGTPQQGLFE
- the panB gene encoding 3-methyl-2-oxobutanoate hydroxymethyltransferase, which encodes MKKLTIGTILKRKGAQPLVMITAYDALFARLFTESADILLVGDSLNMSFGGNPDTLSITMEQMIYHTNAVCKGAPNTFVITDMPFGTYIDEATAFANAMRVYRETPADAVKIEGGADKAHLVHYLTSNGIAVCGHIGLLPQAVRAEGGYKVKGKTEDEALSLIADAQALEKAGAFILVIEGVKADVATRVAQSVSIPVIGIGAGNGVDGQVLVFSDMLGFYEPFVPKFVKQYMNGAAAVKEAAKTYADEVQNRSFPDENYIY
- a CDS encoding helix-turn-helix domain-containing protein gives rise to the protein MFKSLILSELKKQKEALAIPYEAIASRAGVGIATVKRAFSGHDISLDTLDKIAVALGCEIAIKPKQSPKALYQAQIEKKAQEIVNRVVKTSALENQTPSIEAQKKMLIQAKAMIAKMPKSRVWA
- the trpA gene encoding tryptophan synthase subunit alpha translates to MKQLVAYITAGYPDKNFTVDLALALGENGVDTLEIGVPFSDPVADGPVIEAANQRALEAGFRFADLLEISERIAPKIDTLWMGYFNPFYQYGMEALLDKAKSIGVNGLIIPDVPYEEAKTYHPLFESRGLANITFVAPTDGEERIATITAEARKFIYLVAYAGITGSGKAENLAPVLEMIKRHTATPVYVGFGVNEQTAREKVQGADGVIVGSAIVNVLLDDALSSTQKIAKCCDITRTIKSLINE